A genome region from Bacillaceae bacterium IKA-2 includes the following:
- a CDS encoding AbgT family transporter produces MNNIKNKGLIGRSLDGIERVGNKLPHPVTLFAIFAVLVIVFSWIFANLGITVEHPTNEGEILEVRNLLSSDGIEYIFTSMVSNFTGFAPLGTVLVTMLGIGIAERSGLISAALRALVTSVPNQLITAALVFGGIMSSMAADAGYVVLTPLGAVLFAGLGRHPLAGLAAAFAGVSAGFSANLLLTSLDPLLGSLTQQAAATYDAAYAETINFAMNYYFMIVSVFVLTIVGTFVTDKIVEPRLGTYKGGISEVAVGISALEKKGLLGALVAFLVTVAGLALLIVPTWGPLRGEEGAIINSPFFSSLVPIILILFFVPGLVYGKLTESIKNDKDVADQLSATMATMATMGAYIVLAFAAGQFVAYFNETNLGMVMAVKGAEFLESTGFKGIPLILTFIVVAGSINIFIGSASAKWAIMAPVFIPMMMEVGYSPELTQLAYRLADSTTNIISPLMPYFAIVIAFAQKYDKKIGIGTLISTMIPYSIAFSIIWVLMLIIWMTLGIDLGPGSPILYTK; encoded by the coding sequence TTGAACAATATCAAAAACAAAGGTTTAATTGGTCGCTCTCTAGATGGAATCGAGCGTGTAGGAAATAAATTACCTCATCCTGTAACTTTATTTGCAATTTTCGCAGTTTTGGTCATCGTATTTTCCTGGATTTTCGCAAACTTGGGAATTACTGTTGAGCATCCTACAAATGAAGGAGAAATCTTAGAAGTTAGAAACTTATTAAGTAGCGATGGGATTGAGTATATTTTCACTAGTATGGTAAGTAACTTTACCGGATTCGCACCGCTTGGTACTGTACTTGTAACAATGCTTGGTATTGGGATTGCAGAGCGCTCCGGGTTAATTAGTGCAGCACTTCGCGCACTAGTAACATCTGTTCCAAACCAGCTAATTACAGCTGCTTTAGTATTTGGTGGAATTATGTCTAGTATGGCGGCTGACGCTGGCTATGTAGTTTTAACTCCTCTTGGTGCCGTTCTATTTGCCGGATTAGGAAGACATCCATTAGCTGGACTAGCAGCTGCTTTTGCCGGAGTTTCAGCTGGATTTAGTGCAAATCTTTTATTAACTTCCCTTGATCCTCTTTTAGGATCTTTAACCCAACAAGCAGCTGCAACCTATGATGCTGCCTATGCAGAAACAATTAACTTTGCGATGAACTATTATTTTATGATTGTATCTGTTTTCGTCTTAACCATCGTTGGAACGTTTGTTACTGATAAAATTGTTGAGCCAAGACTTGGAACATATAAAGGTGGTATTTCAGAGGTAGCAGTTGGCATTTCTGCTCTTGAAAAAAAGGGGTTATTAGGAGCTTTAGTGGCATTTCTCGTAACAGTTGCTGGGTTAGCCCTATTAATTGTTCCTACATGGGGACCGCTTAGAGGTGAGGAAGGCGCTATCATTAATTCACCATTTTTCTCATCACTAGTACCGATTATTTTAATTTTATTCTTTGTACCTGGTCTTGTTTATGGAAAACTGACAGAATCTATTAAAAATGATAAAGATGTCGCCGATCAACTTTCAGCGACAATGGCGACAATGGCGACAATGGGAGCATACATTGTCCTTGCTTTTGCAGCAGGTCAATTTGTTGCTTACTTTAACGAGACAAACCTCGGTATGGTAATGGCTGTTAAAGGGGCTGAGTTTTTAGAATCAACAGGGTTTAAAGGAATTCCATTAATCTTAACCTTTATTGTTGTTGCAGGTTCTATTAACATATTTATCGGTAGTGCATCAGCAAAATGGGCCATTATGGCACCTGTATTTATACCAATGATGATGGAAGTCGGTTATTCACCAGAATTAACACAGCTAGCCTATCGTCTCGCTGACTCCACAACAAACATCATTTCACCATTGATGCCCTATTTTGCAATTGTGATTGCCTTTGCGCAAAAATATGATAAAAAAATTGGGATCGGGACATTGATCTCAACAATGATCCCTTACTCAATTGCATTTTCAATTATCTGGGTTTTAATGTTAATCATTTGGATGACGTTAGGAATTGATTTAGGACCTGGATCGCCAATACTTTATACAAAATAA
- a CDS encoding SLC13 family permease, with amino-acid sequence MTLEIMITFAVLLLAITLFVTEKLRTDLVAVLIMVILPWTGVISVSEAFAGFSSNAVISVMAVMLIGYGVDRSGIMVVVAEFITKRVGKKEKNIMASTSATVGIISSFMQNIGAAALFLPALRKIGKKANIPASKIIMPMGFAAILGGTVTMVASGPLIILNDLLIESGNEPFNLFAVTPIGIALLGSGILYFYLFGDFVLPKAKGEAKQSLTEAIRETYELPEDIYEIDINATSSLVGKSIEELGIWEKYTINILALSESGSHFYSPWRKTRFQGNQTIAVLGRKEDVTSFVNDHNLEIKDDLETFSNLENEDRAGFVEIVLPPKSRFIGKNLQEIGFRKNYKLEPIAFITRGGEKQNISEVPFEAGMQMIVFGRWEDIVSLKSSHDFAILTEVHPPEPEPKTDKKRHALLSITVAIGLVLFGFPLSLSFFSGALLMILLGVIPKEEIYPAIDWKTVFLLAGLIPMGTAFENSGAAAYTAAGIINVVGGWGTFGILIVIAIISMFFSLFMSNVAATVLLVPLVIMMGNSFGINPTGLALLVAISASNSFILPTHQVNAFIMSPGGYRNADYIRAGSGMSIIFLIVSVTMIYLFFI; translated from the coding sequence ATGACACTTGAAATTATGATCACATTTGCTGTCTTATTATTAGCGATCACGCTATTTGTGACAGAAAAGCTTCGTACCGATCTTGTTGCCGTTCTTATTATGGTTATACTTCCATGGACCGGTGTTATTTCGGTGTCGGAAGCCTTCGCTGGATTTTCTTCAAATGCCGTCATTTCTGTTATGGCTGTTATGCTGATCGGATATGGGGTTGACCGCTCCGGGATCATGGTTGTTGTTGCTGAATTCATCACAAAACGGGTCGGTAAAAAAGAAAAAAATATTATGGCTAGCACTTCTGCAACTGTTGGTATCATTTCTTCTTTTATGCAGAATATCGGAGCGGCGGCACTTTTTCTTCCTGCTCTTCGAAAAATAGGAAAAAAAGCTAATATCCCTGCATCCAAAATAATTATGCCGATGGGTTTCGCTGCTATACTTGGTGGAACGGTAACAATGGTGGCTTCAGGTCCTCTGATTATCTTAAATGATCTGCTTATCGAATCAGGAAATGAACCGTTTAATCTTTTTGCTGTAACGCCAATCGGTATTGCTCTGCTTGGTTCAGGTATTCTTTACTTTTATCTGTTTGGAGACTTTGTATTACCTAAGGCTAAAGGGGAAGCAAAGCAAAGCCTTACCGAAGCAATACGTGAAACCTATGAATTACCAGAGGATATTTATGAAATTGACATTAATGCAACCAGTTCTCTGGTTGGAAAGTCTATTGAAGAACTTGGAATTTGGGAAAAATATACAATCAATATTCTTGCCCTGAGTGAATCGGGAAGCCATTTTTACAGTCCATGGCGGAAAACACGTTTTCAAGGCAATCAGACCATTGCAGTTCTCGGCAGGAAAGAGGATGTCACCTCTTTTGTAAACGATCACAATTTAGAGATTAAGGACGATTTAGAGACGTTCTCAAATTTAGAAAATGAAGACCGGGCCGGGTTTGTGGAAATTGTTCTTCCACCAAAATCACGTTTTATCGGTAAAAATCTACAGGAAATAGGGTTTAGAAAAAATTATAAGCTCGAACCTATTGCGTTTATAACTCGTGGTGGTGAGAAGCAAAATATATCCGAAGTTCCTTTCGAAGCTGGTATGCAGATGATCGTGTTCGGTCGCTGGGAAGATATCGTCAGTCTGAAATCGTCTCATGATTTTGCTATCCTTACAGAGGTTCACCCTCCGGAGCCTGAGCCGAAAACAGATAAGAAAAGGCACGCGTTGCTTTCGATCACAGTGGCAATTGGTCTTGTTCTTTTCGGATTTCCGCTTTCACTTAGCTTCTTTTCAGGTGCCTTGTTGATGATTCTTCTTGGTGTTATTCCCAAAGAAGAGATTTATCCAGCCATCGACTGGAAAACTGTATTTCTCTTAGCCGGTTTAATACCAATGGGAACGGCATTTGAAAACAGTGGAGCTGCTGCATATACTGCGGCAGGAATTATCAATGTAGTTGGCGGTTGGGGTACATTTGGGATCTTAATCGTAATCGCTATTATTTCAATGTTCTTCTCATTGTTCATGTCGAACGTGGCAGCAACCGTCCTTTTAGTGCCGCTCGTAATCATGATGGGGAATTCCTTTGGTATCAACCCGACAGGACTTGCTTTATTAGTTGCGATATCGGCATCTAACTCATTCATACTACCAACTCACCAGGTGAATGCCTTTATTATGAGTCCCGGTGGATACAGAAATGCCGACTATATAAGAGCTGGAAGTGGTATGAGTATTATCTTCCTCATTGTTTCAGTCACTATGATTTATCTGTTTTTCATATAA